In the genome of Ferrovibrio terrae, the window GCCTTGGCTGGGTGGCGACCGGCAACCAGTGGGTCGGCTTTGGCAGTATCGTCATCTTCACGGCGGTCTACGTGCTCTGGCTCAAGGCGAAGAAGGCCGCCGCCGAGCCGGTCGTGATCTCGACCGAAGGGCTCAGCCGCCAGCAGAAGCGCGACATGAAGCGGAAGGGAAAGATTTAGATTTCAGTTTGTTATGATAAATATCTGATCAAGTAGTGCAGCTGGTGCCAAGGCGATCGAGCAGGGCGCCTTCTACAGTGTCACGTAAGATCAGGTCGACCTCTGGCAGCGTCGGCGTCAGGCCCAGATCGGCCAGCGAGGTGACGCCGAAAGGTTCGGCCGCCGTGTTCTGGATGCCGCAGGCGACGATGCCGCCGTAATGGTCCAGGTTGGGATCGACGTTCAGGCTCAGGCCGTGGAAGGTGATCCAGTGGCGGACCCGGACGCCGATGGCGGCGATCTTGTCCTCGCGGCCCGGCCCCTGGTCGGGGCGGTCGACCCAGACGCCGACCCGGCCGTCGCGGATCGCACCGGTGACGTTGAAGCGGGCGAGGCTGGCGATCACCCAGTCCTCCATCCGGCAGACGAAGGCGCGGACGTCGCGGCCGCGCCTGGTCAGGTCCAGCATCAGGTAGACCACCCGCTGGCCCGGCCCATGGTAGGTGTACTGGCCGCCCCGGCCGGTGGCGAAGACCGGAAACTGGGGGGTTAGAAGGTCGGCGGGTTTGGCCGAGGTGCCGGCGGTATAGAGCGGCGGATGCTCCAGCAGCCAGATCGCCTCGCTGGCCCGGCCGGCGTGGATGTCCGCCACCCGGGCTTCCATCGCGGCCTGGGCGGCCTCATAGGCCACCGGAGCGTCGCTGATGATCCAGTCCACCGGTCCGGCCGGGGTCTGGAGGATCTGGTTGGGGGGCGGAAGGACGGGAGGCATGACCTTAAGACTGTGCTAACCTTGCAGGGGTTACTTAAGCCCTGCGACGGCCCAAAGGAAGGTTTGGTATGGCGACCAATGCGGTCAACGACGTTTCGGTCGAAATCTCGGTGGTGCTGGGCAAGGCCACCATGCCGATCCACCAGGTGCTCAAGGTGGGCCGTGGCGCCGTCATCGAGCTGGATGCCAGCGTGGATGACCATGCCTGGATCTTCGCCAACAACAAGCTGATTGCCCGCGGCGAGATCGTGATTTCCGGCGAGAAGGTCGCCGTCTCGATCACGGATACGATGTCGGACGATTAAAGCTGCGTTTTTAAGGCCTTGGGCAGCCTTGAATACCCCGGCGGGATTTGCTATTCCCCCGCGTCGCCCGAAAATGCGGTCGTGGCGGAATTGGTAGACGCGCAGCCTTGAGGTGGCTGTGGCCGAAAGGCCGTGAAAGTTCGAGTCTTTTCGACCGCACCATTCGATCGACACTCTCCTTTATTCCCAGTGCTTTCATCTGAGGGCAGGCTGTTGTAAGCCTGATTTCCCCCACGGCATCCCGTGCCGGGATGCCCTGATCGTACTGATCCTGCGAGAGTTTTTATGACATCCGATCTCGACCGCGCGGCGCTGGAATACCACCGGCTGCCGAAGCCGGGTAAACTCGAAATCACCCCCACCAAGCCGCTCGGCACCCAGCGTGACCTGGCGCTGGCCTACAGCCCCGGCGTCGCCGCCGCCTGCAACGCCATCGTCGAGGATCCGGCCCAGGCCGCCGAGCTGACCGCGCGCGGCAACCTGATCGGCGTGATCTCCAACGGCACCGCCGTGCTGGGCCTGGGCAATATCGGGCCTCTCGCCTCGAAGCCGGTGATGGAAGGCAAGGCGGTACTGTTCAAGAAGTTCGCCGGCATCGACGTCTTCGACATCGAGATCAACGAAACCGATCCCGACAAGCTGGTGCAGATCATCGCGGCGCTGGAGCCGACCTTCGGCGGCATCAACCTGGAAGACATCAAGTCGCCGGAATGCTTCGTGGTCGAGCGCGCGCTGCGCCAGAAGATGAAGATCCCGGTCTTCCACGACGACCAGCACGGTACGGCGATCACCGTGGCGGCTGCGGTGCTGAACGGGCTGCGCGTGGTCGGCAAGACGATCGAGGATGTGCGGCTGGTCGCCAGCGGCGCGGGCGCTGCGGCGCTGGCCTGCCTCGATCTGCTGGTCGAACTGGGCGTGAAGAAAGAGAATATCGTCGTCTCCGATATCGTCGGCGTGGTCTACGAGGGCCGCACCGAACAGATGGACGAGTTCAAGGCGCGTTATGCGCGGCCGACCAACCACCGCACACTGGGCGACGCGATTGCCGGCGCCGACGTCTTCCTCGGGCTGTCAGCCGCCAATGTGCTGAAGCCGGAGATGGTCGAGAAGATGGGGCCGAAGCCGCTGATTCTCGCGCTGGCGAATCCGACACCGGAAATCCTGCCGGAAGCGGCCAAGGCGGTGCGGCCCGACGCGATCCTGGCGACCGGGCGTTCGGACTACCCGAACCAGGTCAACAACGTGCTGTGCTTCCCGTTCCTGTTCCGCGGCGCACTGGATGTCGGCGCGACCACGATCAACACCGAGATGGAACTGGCCGCCGTCCGCGCCATCGCCGATCTTGCCATGGCGGAAATCTCCGATGTGGTGGCGCGCGCCTATGGCAATGACGAGGACCTGAGTTTCGGTCCGGAATACTTCATCCCGAAGCCCTTCGATCCGCGCCTGATCCTGCAGATCGCGCCGGCCGTCGCCCAGGCGGCGATGGACAGCGGCGTGGCCACGCGACCGATCACCGACATGAAGGCCTATCGCGAAGGGCTGGAGCGTTTCGTCTATCGCACCGGTTTCGTGATGCGGCCGACGTTTGAGCGCGCCAAGCGCAAGCCGCTGCGCCTGATCTATGCCGAAGGCGAGGACGAGCGCGTGCTGCGCGCCGCCCAGATCGTGCTGGACGACAAGGTGGCCGTGCCGACCCTGATCGGCCGCCGCGCCGTGGTGGAAAAGCGTATCGAGAAGCTCGGCCTGCGCCTGAAGATCGGCGAGAATGTCGAACTGATCGACCCCGAGCGCGATGATCGGTACCACGAATACTGGACCGGCTATCTGGCGCTGATGAATCGCAAGGGTGTGGCGCCCGATGACGCCCGCATCATGATCCGTACCAACACTACCGTGATTGCTGCCATGGCGGTACAGCGCGGCGAGGCGGATGCGATGATCTGCGGCGCAGTGGGGCAGTATGACCAGCATCTGCCGCATATCCAGGATGTGATCGGCCTGCGCAGCGGCGTCACGCTGCCGGCAGCCATGCAGCTCCTCGTCTTGCCGCACGGCATGCTG includes:
- the lipB gene encoding lipoyl(octanoyl) transferase LipB, whose translation is MDWIISDAPVAYEAAQAAMEARVADIHAGRASEAIWLLEHPPLYTAGTSAKPADLLTPQFPVFATGRGGQYTYHGPGQRVVYLMLDLTRRGRDVRAFVCRMEDWVIASLARFNVTGAIRDGRVGVWVDRPDQGPGREDKIAAIGVRVRHWITFHGLSLNVDPNLDHYGGIVACGIQNTAAEPFGVTSLADLGLTPTLPEVDLILRDTVEGALLDRLGTSCTT
- a CDS encoding FliM/FliN family flagellar motor switch protein translates to MATNAVNDVSVEISVVLGKATMPIHQVLKVGRGAVIELDASVDDHAWIFANNKLIARGEIVISGEKVAVSITDTMSDD
- a CDS encoding NADP-dependent malic enzyme is translated as MTSDLDRAALEYHRLPKPGKLEITPTKPLGTQRDLALAYSPGVAAACNAIVEDPAQAAELTARGNLIGVISNGTAVLGLGNIGPLASKPVMEGKAVLFKKFAGIDVFDIEINETDPDKLVQIIAALEPTFGGINLEDIKSPECFVVERALRQKMKIPVFHDDQHGTAITVAAAVLNGLRVVGKTIEDVRLVASGAGAAALACLDLLVELGVKKENIVVSDIVGVVYEGRTEQMDEFKARYARPTNHRTLGDAIAGADVFLGLSAANVLKPEMVEKMGPKPLILALANPTPEILPEAAKAVRPDAILATGRSDYPNQVNNVLCFPFLFRGALDVGATTINTEMELAAVRAIADLAMAEISDVVARAYGNDEDLSFGPEYFIPKPFDPRLILQIAPAVAQAAMDSGVATRPITDMKAYREGLERFVYRTGFVMRPTFERAKRKPLRLIYAEGEDERVLRAAQIVLDDKVAVPTLIGRRAVVEKRIEKLGLRLKIGENVELIDPERDDRYHEYWTGYLALMNRKGVAPDDARIMIRTNTTVIAAMAVQRGEADAMICGAVGQYDQHLPHIQDVIGLRSGVTLPAAMQLLVLPHGMLFITDTNVSLDPTAEEIVAITQISADEVRRFGVVPKIALVSHSNFGTSSSPSALKMREATRRLHQLMPDVEIEGEMKADAAVSEAIREKLMPGNGLKGSANLLVMPNQDAANISANLVRQMEQGFYVGPILMGMAKSAHIVSRNVTVRGLVNMSAVAVVDAQDHAEGVMGRGAAGA